Below is a genomic region from Flavobacterium ginsengisoli.
GTCATCTTGGTAAAATACATTTACGCTTATTACAACAATCTGACAAATACGAATTAGTTGGATTTTACGACGAAAATCAAGAAAATGCCGAAAGAATCTCAAAAGAGTTTGGCTATAAAAACTTCAGCACAATTGCAAAACTTATTCACGCTGTCGACGTGATTGATATTGTTACTCCAACACTTTCGCATTACAAATGTGCAAAGGTTGCGATCAAATCTGGAAAACATATCTTTATTGAAAAACCAATTGCCAATACTGTAGAAGAAGCTGAAGAAATTATTGCTTTAGCAAAAGAATACAATGTAAAAGGACAAGTTGGTCACGTAGAGCGCTTTAATCCCGCTTTTATTGCTACAAAAAACATGATCGAAAATCCGATGTTTATAGAAACGCATCGTTTGGCCGAATTTAACCCACGTGGTACAGATGTTCCTGTTGTTTTAGATTTAATGATTCATGATATAGATGCAATTTTAAGTGTAGTCAATTCAAAAGTAAAAGACATTCATGCAAGTGGAGTTTCTGTAATTAGCGATACTCC
It encodes:
- a CDS encoding Gfo/Idh/MocA family protein — its product is MLKVGVLGAGHLGKIHLRLLQQSDKYELVGFYDENQENAERISKEFGYKNFSTIAKLIHAVDVIDIVTPTLSHYKCAKVAIKSGKHIFIEKPIANTVEEAEEIIALAKEYNVKGQVGHVERFNPAFIATKNMIENPMFIETHRLAEFNPRGTDVPVVLDLMIHDIDAILSVVNSKVKDIHASGVSVISDTPDIANARIEFENGCVANLTASRISLKNMRKSRFFQKDAYISVDFLEKKCEVVRMKDAPEVPGDFDMILQNAEGVKKQIYFTNPDVEQNNAILDELESFANAINTDTTPVVTLEQATDALRVAYQIIDCFDK